The Macrobrachium rosenbergii isolate ZJJX-2024 chromosome 14, ASM4041242v1, whole genome shotgun sequence sequence ATATGGCATCATTCAAAGTAAAGACTGAAATTGCTTAGGCCACCCAATACGAAATATGACTTGGCTCTGATAAGTATCAGAAGGCCTTGAAAAGCATGCAGGAATTACAAGCACTTTCCGGAAAGCGACAGTTAAGGGCAGAAGAGTGATATTATGACGCCCGTGAAGTTATGCCACGTAACAGGTAATCAATCAGTAAGTTGCAAATCTGACCGATTGTTTTTGTCcgatgcaaattaaaaaaaaaaaaaagtcagattctTTGATGAGCGAAAAGCACTTGTCGGGGATATCACCACCGGCAATGGTGTGAATGGTGAAAGTGTAAGTGATGATAATGGCACCACGCTGATTGCCTTGTCTGAGGGGAAATCGGCGGCCAATGGCTTTTACACAATGGAGGTGGATGGTTGGAGGTATTGACGTGTTTAATtaaacgaatgagagagagagagagagagagagagagagagagagagagatgcagactATCACACAGACTCCAagctgtcatcatcattatcatgagtgtgtgtgcatgtgtgtatgtgcgcataTGCGCATCTGTGTctgttgctcctctctctctctctctctctctctctctctctctctctctctctctctctctcctctgtcagTCGTgtttgaaacacttttttttttcatcttttgttaaAATTACCCGTGCTTTGGGCATTGATGTGACAGGTgagatgttgtgtgtgtgtgtgtgtgtcgtttgaTGTCTTTTATTTTCGTCCTGGCGTCTGCAATGCTTGCATGCACGCATGCAGTCACCGCATGTTAATGTATGCAAGCGCGTGTGCGTATTCTTGTGCGTATTGGTTTTCTGTCGGCTAATATGCAAGATTGCAGGCGGAGGATAATGAAAGATGTATTTGTGGATAACGCATGGAATTGCAGCTGGTGAGAGAAGAAAAGGTTTGCAGATGGTCCAAGTTTTGACAGGAAGTGAAGGGTATAAGATTTGCTGATGTGCCACGAAGGATAGAAAACGAAAGATGTGTCTAGGAAGATAACGTGAGAAATATGTAAGATTTGCAAGCTTCTCATGAATGATAGCGAGCGATGACGTATAGGATTCACAGGTAGTCGTTTCGTCGAGGATAATTGGTGAAAGAATGTAAGATTTGCTGATAGTTCGCGAACCAAAACAGGTGAAAGATAACGAGTAATAGGCGAAAGACTTCCAGGAAAAAGACAGGGAAAATTTGAAGGAGTCTTTCTTGTGAGATGGGGCAGTAAAGAAAGATGTGAAAAAGTGCGGTATATGCGGTAGATCTTTGAAGATAGAAAGTGCAAGACTTAGGGAGTTTGGGAATAGGAATAGATAGATGTAAGACTTGCAGAAGATTCCTGGAGGGCAGCGAGCGAAAATGGTCCCATTTGCAGAAGGTAATCCTGtggtaactaataataataataataataataataataataataataataataataataataataataataataataaaaagatatgtgAAAGTAGCAATGGAACTCAGTGTGGAGGTAGAAGTGGGCGAAGCTATGTAGATGGCTTAATAGTAGATGAAGTGTGGAATTTTCACGAAAAGCAAagcaaactaaaataataataataataataataataataataataaaagatatgtgAAAGTAGCAATGGAACTCAAACAGTGTTGAAGGAGAAGTGTTCATAGGTATATGGATGGTTTAATAGTAGATGAAGTGTGGAATTTTCAAGAAAagcaaagcaaataataataataataataataataataataataataataataataataataataataataataataatgaaagatatgTGAAAGTAACAGTGGAACTCAAACAGTGTTGAGGGAGAAGTGGGCATAGCTATATAGATGGTTTAATAGTAAATGAAGTGTGGAATTTTCAGGAAAAGCAAATTAAAGTGGAGTATTTAACGGTCATTGTCTTCTACGATATTTTGCAAGCATGATGGCCGGCGCTGAGGTTTGAGCGTTCTTTCGTATAGAATGTAGACCTTGACATGAAAACAAAGGACGTAGAGAATGGGAAGAAGAGTCTTTGGTTTTGAATAATGCCTCACTTGGTGTGGTAAAGAGAGTAAAGAGAATTCCCTGGAAATTAAttgatagaagaaagagaaaagttggCTTTGCTTTCTGTTTCAGGCTGGAAAACTTCTGAAAAGAGGTTGCTAattaaaagaggaataaaagcTTAGAAACTAATAGAAAGGCAGAGGTTTCGAAAACCTTTTGAACCTCAGTAAAAAAAGCATGTTGAAAGTTCAATGTGACCTAAAGAAATGAGAGTTGAAGGGAGGGTATTGAGACCCTGAACATAAAGTGAGAACGTAAGTTTTCATCGTTTAAACGCACATGCATaattagatacatatatgtacgtgtgtacgtatgcatatatacataattttcagaGTGTTCTAAGCAACATACTTTAGAGATGAGGATGCTACTCCCGTGCTTTTTGCTTGACCCTAAGAAGACGCTGGTCCCCATTCATAGCTGCGTCGACTGGTATTCAGCAGAGCATGCTCGAACCACGGACATTGCAAATGTATCACTTGCGCTGTATCACTGAACTACGAGAGGAGGTAGCGTCAGAAAGGTACATACAGCCTTCCTTTTTTTCTGCAATTCTCCAGgagtgaagttgctagccccaatCCTTTTTCTTGATCTCAAAAGTTGGTGATATCCATTTTCGGCTGGGTTGACTGGTGAGCGGTAGGCTGGGATTAATCCAGGGGCGTATGAGGCTTGTGCTGAGTGCTGTACCGTTGATCAGCGGTACATATTTCGACTGATTGCGCCTTTGAGAAATGGGCTGTGGGGATAGACACCCTacgctgtgatatatatatatatatatatatatatatatatatatatatatatatatatatatatatatatatatatatatacatatatatatatacatatatataatatatatatatatatatatatgtatatatacatatatatataatatatatatatatatatatatatatatatatatatatatatatatatatatatatatatatatatatatatatatatatatatatatcttcctgaCTTCAGATGGCATTACAGTAGCTTTTGATGGCGAAGGTCTTGCTGTGCAAAGTAATGAAATCATCGCTCATTTAATATTCCTATGATCAGCCTCTTTCTCAGAAATGTAGAACACTTAACAATCATTGCGATACAGCACCGTGCTCTCAGTATCGCTTCTATTTactttcagaaaaatatatgcTGATTTATTTTGTGGGTTCTCATTCGtattattttcatgtatacatgatatatatatatatatatatatatatatatatatatatatatatatatatatatatatatatatatatatatatatatatatatatattgcgtgtcaTACGCACAGATTTCTGTTCCTTTTAGCTTATTTCATAGGTAATATTTGACTTCCTTTATTTCACAGGTAATATTTGACTTCTCTTATTACATAAGTAATATTTGACTCCCCTTATTTCATAGGTAATATTTGACTTCCCTTATTTCACAGGTAATATTTGACTTCCCTTACACAGGTAATATTTGACTTCCCTTACACAGGTAATATTTGACTTCCCTTATTTCATAGGCAACATTTGACTCCCCTTATTTCACAGGTAATATTTGACCTCCCTTATTTCATAGGTAATAATTGACTTCCCATATTTCTTAGGTAATATTTGACTTCCCTTATTTCGCAGGTAATATTTGACTTCCCTTATTTCGCAGGTAATATTTGACTTCCCTTATTTCGTAGGTAATATTTGACACCTTTTAACACTTTATTTATCACGTCCTTCTTTGGCTGTAACACCACTTTGGCATTCGATCTTGCACTTTCGCACAAGATCAGAAGAGGTCTTGTCTCCTGCcggcgtacagagagagagagagagagagagagagagagagagagagagagagagggagagagagagagagatcgcccgCAAAAGTTGCGCATTTAGCGACGCGtgggaaaaagaatgagagagacgGACAAACACGCTCCTAATGAGTAATGTTCCTGTCATATAAAGACCCCCAGTCGTTCTTTGCGGTCATTTATTAAGCtgtcatttattactttttcgtTATTAAGCGGTAACTCACAAAACTCTTGCGGTATATAGTTTGTCGCTGTGAATttccctcccccccacacactcctccccccttccctaaTAGTGCATTATGTATTTTTGGGGGGACAGGTAAATTTATGGATAGAGGCGCCGCGGCGACAAATTTGTTTccggaaaaaaatattatggaatgAATAGCCACACTGACTCGTGGAAATTGGAAGGCATTTCATACCCATTCTTTGATAATACCCgtaggggttagtgtcgtcagtgcagctcatggggtgcactgtaggcattactaaagttctttgcagagtcTCTTCGGCCCCGAGTTGcgactcctttcattccttttactgtacctcctttcttattatctttcttcagtcttgctgcccaccctctcctaataatcaTTTcaaagcgcaactgcgaggttttcctcctgttacacatttaagatctacctactctcaatttccttcccagcgctgaatgacctcgtaggtcccagtgcttggcctttggcctaaactctatattcaactCCACTCCATTCCATCCCCATTCTTTGATCATTGAAAATTAGACTCAGAGggggagaaattattattttttttttttttttttttttttttgtattgctgaGTTTTCCGCTTATTTTACACTTACGACTTCTTCTGCCTCTGCAGCTATGAACTGGTTATGCAGCATTTAGCGATAAAACATTAATATCGAGTTGTCATTACCGTTACGGCTGTCCTGAGGGCTAAAGCTACCTTCATTTTCTTAAGGTTTCCGGGgctcttaatattttcttgttttccttttcgcTTTATATTAAACGGAAATTAGTTGCGTTTACTTCTGGATCAGTTGTTCAAATAAAAGCATATCTTAGGTAACTTTTGTTCCAGTGGTAAAAGATCCTTAACTAATCCGGAGGACGTCAAGGCTCTTTTGTAGGTTGTCTTATATTCAGCGTTTGCAGAGCTTGAACGGGttgtcagtgtatgtatgtatatgtatgtatgtatgtatgtatatgtatatatatatatatatatatatatatatatatatatatatatatatatatatatatatatatatatataattatatcatatataatatatatatatatgaatataaataggcccatgaatataaaaacactatttaaacgttgcaaccatatagtgttttatgggcattcttatattcatattacactgtggtattacaggaagagacattcatatgtatgtatatatatgtataagagagagagagagagagagagagagagagagagagagagagagagagagagagagagagagagaaagaaagaaagcacagTACCCACCGAAGAAAGATAATACGGGCGAACATTATGACAGCTCAGGAGCAAAGCATTTCCCGATAATCCCGTTCGCATTTCTATTTCACTCTTTGAAGAAGAATCCTATATACGGCCTCCCGATTCAATTGGTGTTATTAATGGGGAAAATGTCCGAACAACAGGTCCCCGCTCAGGTAACGAACGGGGGCTGGTCGCTGTTTATCATGTCATGGCATCTCTCTTTACGCTGCGCGGCAGGCGGTATTAGTATACGCGGATTCGGGTTTCGAGGTAGCGCCCTGTAAGCTTCcaggatttttgtttcttttcccttAATGTACTGTCCGTTTACCTTGCGGTGTGCGGGCGGatggatgctgagagagagagagagagagagagagagagagagagagagagagagagagagagagatttggcatAACGTCATTGTACTGtttagtgtgtgagagagagagagagagagagatttctttatgacgcaaaatttaatcatttttcttcataAGATATAAATTGCATGTTGACCTTGCGTACAGGTGAACAGatggatattgagagagagagagagagagagagagagagagagagagagagagagagagagagagagagagagagagagtggatttcTTGTGCTGTTTAGAGATTATGacgcaaaatttaaatttttcttcatttgatataaattgcatattttcttcactgaacagatggatactgagagagagagagagagagagagagagagagagagagagagagagagagagagacagagagagagagagagagacagagagagagagagagagagagagagagagagagagagagagaaagtatttcttGTGCTGTTTAGAGATTATGACGCAAAACTTAATAATTTTTCTCCACTagttatatattgcatatttatcTTGCGTACAGGTGAACAGatggatactgagagagagagagagagagagagagagagagagagagagagagagagagagggaaaaaagttGTCTTCCGTTGTCTGGAATGACAGGTGCGTATTTTTTTTCCCCGTGGTTCAATAGGTCCCGTAGATTGGTAAAGTATGACGTAGGGAATTTGTAATACCGACTGTAATGGAATCATAATGGATATGTCTGGGACAATATACTCTGGAGATGATTTTGAGCGGGACCAGCAAGGGAGAGGGGACGGCAGATGACAGAACAAGGGTTAAGAAGCTTTTGCGTATGTACGGCTGGAGGAGGAAGCAAGCGTAtgagcggcggcggcggcagccACAGCcacagcaggagcaggagcaggagcagcctCGACGGCGGCGGCATCAGTAGCAGTAAcagcagcaaaagcagcagcagcagcagcagcagcagaagacctATACGGTACCAGTGCTGTGTTCCTTCCCCTCGCCGCCGCGCCCCTCTCTCGCAGCATCCGTGCCGGGCTGGGAGAAAAGTGTGTATTATCAGATTTATGTGGTGTGTGCGTGGTTGCCATGGCGACGGCGCGGACGAGGGGTTCCGCGCGGTGATTGGTTGAACCGCGGGTCGGGGGCGTGGTCACGGGTCGGCGGGTGGGGCGGCATGGTACCGCCCCGCTCAGCCTCGTAGTCGCGTGCTGGCCTCGCCGCTGTGGACTGTGCTGTTGTGTGCGTGGAACCGTTTCTTTTCTCTCCCATCGTCTAAACCACCAGCAGCAGctctgccgccgccgccgccgccgccgccgccgccaccaccaccaccagatACAACTACTCCCACAacagctactgctactactactgctacaacAGCCATCACCATCGCCGACACAGCTTAGTACACGCACAGGaggaggctgtgtgtgtgtgtgtgtgtgtgcgtgtgtgagagacaACCACGCCCCCGTCAGTAgtgtagtagcagcagcagccgGCCGGCACCGCTCGCACCACCACCCAGTTCTTCTAGGGTCATCGTCACCATGGCTCTCATCACCGAGGTCCGCCCACACCTGTACCACTACCCAGCCCTCAGCCAGGTAACGATCAAAACCACACTTGTTGCACTGCTATCACCTTGCATGACCTCAGGCACACTCCAAGGAGCCTGAAGCAGAGAGCCACAgtaccactgctactactactaccactactaccactactactattgctactactgctactactactaccactactaccgCTACCACTACTGCTAGGGCCGCCCGCCTCGTTTCCCATCCTGGCCACCACCCAGGAACCTGTGGCTCGAGCAACATGTGGAAACCCCGTCACAGCCTCTCGCGGGCGCCCTCCGCCGCCTCGGCACCACATCATCTccttcaccatcatcaccatcatcattatcaccatcttcttcttcttcatcttcatcccaCGAGCATCACCCACTCACTCACAATCCGTAGACGGGGATCACTCAAATAGCGATCTTCCACCCCCTCCTGCTGTAGTCTCTTTCAAATCCGTGAGATCGGAGGGCGTCAGCACGAAGGCGCCGCCTTGGACAGGCCACATattcctcccccctttttttacacGCGCCTTGAGCGTTTCCGAACGGAacgcacgtgagagagagagagagagagagagagagagagagagagagagagagagagatggcgtggCAAGTGGAGTAGGAGGAAGCTGGCACGAAT is a genomic window containing:
- the LOC136845551 gene encoding voltage-dependent calcium channel gamma-8 subunit-like, producing MVMAVVAVVVAVAVVGVVVSGGGGGGGGGGGGGGRAAAGGLDDGREKKRPARMLRERGAAARGRNTALVPYRSSAAAAAAAAFAAVTATDAAAVEAAPAPAPAVAVAAAAAAHTLASSSSRTYAKAS